One segment of Micromonospora sp. M71_S20 DNA contains the following:
- a CDS encoding SAM-dependent methyltransferase yields the protein MSDQQPDTHAAAGGRATVARIYDYLLGGKHNFPADREAAQQLIQVVPEAADIAWSNRLFLRRAVRVLAEAGITQFLDLGSGIPTQGNVHEIAQAIDPTSRVLYVDIDPVAVVASNEILTGNPGCRAIEGDFNRPDLILDALDDGDPATVIDLNKPTALIYCAVLQQVPDERINDVVAPIRDRLAPGSAIVISHLSAAVTDTYGEDGVTTAKNVFRARAATEITLRTDEQIAALLGDYRTLAPGLVPLNNWRPELSEPDPYATAPGGSPMRGAVATN from the coding sequence GTGAGCGACCAGCAACCTGACACACACGCCGCAGCCGGCGGACGGGCCACCGTCGCACGCATCTACGACTACCTCCTCGGCGGCAAGCACAACTTCCCCGCCGACCGCGAAGCGGCACAACAGCTCATCCAGGTCGTCCCCGAAGCGGCCGACATCGCCTGGTCCAACCGCCTGTTCCTGCGCCGCGCCGTCCGAGTGCTGGCCGAGGCCGGCATCACCCAGTTCCTCGACCTCGGCTCCGGCATCCCCACCCAGGGCAACGTGCACGAGATCGCCCAAGCCATCGACCCCACCAGCAGAGTTCTGTACGTCGACATCGACCCTGTCGCCGTCGTCGCCTCCAACGAGATCCTGACGGGCAACCCCGGCTGCCGCGCCATCGAGGGCGACTTCAACCGCCCCGACCTCATCCTCGACGCCCTCGACGACGGTGACCCCGCCACGGTGATCGACCTCAACAAGCCCACCGCCCTCATCTACTGCGCCGTACTCCAGCAGGTGCCCGACGAGCGCATCAATGACGTCGTCGCGCCGATCCGCGACCGGCTCGCCCCCGGCAGCGCCATCGTGATCTCACACCTGAGCGCCGCAGTGACCGACACCTACGGCGAAGACGGCGTGACCACGGCGAAGAACGTCTTCCGCGCCCGCGCCGCTACCGAGATCACCCTGCGCACCGACGAGCAGATCGCCGCACTACTCGGCGACTACCGCACCCTGGCACCCGGCCTCGTACCCCTCAACAACTGGCGACCCGAGCTGAGCGAGCCAGACCCCTACGCCACGGCCCCCGGCGGCTCACCGATGCGGGGCGCGGTAGCCACCAACTGA
- a CDS encoding DUF6545 domain-containing protein, with the protein MVIRNEPFGADYPSGVLVPLDRADYILVDASLPTLARTQSVLHEVAHLVLGHAGSAMHSDIDPAMEAEAELAADLLYQQMIRAAAKSGGGPSEKPARLRAWRPATWWADRRTDWHVNQLWIKLRAGMPDATIVSTTTGVPLPVEVGGSRHRHRRVIEVHDALRLLRPWCSRRVHASAQRRAHRYRLDSATAAAVADAATLAVALRRRQAALPVVDDPLDTTPPVDVSDVRGETRRLARISCAWHDSPVVAAEVARWAPLVATINASDEPRHSALAQVLSVAPLPEGVARRGRSSRAVQPQHSRPPR; encoded by the coding sequence TTGGTCATCCGGAACGAACCGTTCGGCGCGGACTACCCCTCCGGTGTCCTTGTTCCTCTGGACCGCGCCGACTACATCCTTGTTGACGCGAGTTTGCCGACGCTTGCGCGGACGCAGAGCGTGCTGCACGAGGTCGCGCATCTCGTCCTCGGGCACGCTGGCAGTGCGATGCACTCCGACATCGATCCCGCCATGGAGGCCGAAGCGGAATTGGCCGCCGACCTGCTGTACCAGCAGATGATCCGTGCCGCCGCCAAGTCCGGCGGCGGGCCTAGCGAAAAGCCAGCACGACTGCGGGCTTGGCGGCCGGCGACGTGGTGGGCGGACCGTCGTACGGACTGGCACGTCAACCAGCTGTGGATCAAGCTGCGGGCCGGAATGCCCGACGCGACGATCGTCAGCACGACCACCGGTGTACCCCTGCCGGTGGAGGTCGGCGGGAGCCGGCATCGCCACCGCCGCGTCATCGAGGTTCACGATGCGCTGCGGCTTTTGCGCCCCTGGTGCAGCAGGCGGGTGCACGCCAGCGCGCAGCGGCGGGCGCACCGCTATCGCCTGGACTCCGCTACCGCCGCCGCGGTCGCGGACGCCGCCACACTCGCCGTCGCGCTGCGCCGGCGTCAAGCCGCGCTTCCCGTTGTCGACGACCCGCTCGACACGACACCACCTGTCGACGTGTCCGATGTGCGCGGGGAAACTCGGCGCCTCGCCCGTATCTCCTGCGCATGGCATGACTCCCCCGTGGTGGCGGCCGAGGTCGCTCGCTGGGCACCCCTGGTTGCGACCATCAACGCGAGCGACGAGCCACGCCACTCGGCTCTCGCGCAGGTGCTGTCGGTGGCGCCGCTGCCTGAGGGCGTCGCCCGGCGCGGCCGGTCATCCCGAGCGGTGCAGCCGCAGCACTCTCGCCCGCCCAGGTAG
- a CDS encoding GNAT family N-acetyltransferase has protein sequence MRRATPRDVAAITVLLASALDADPVVRWLLPDSTQRVTVLHRLLAVNVDHAIETGTVDVAVNLSAVAVWRRYDPDASAWPLGAHHLTTFAGTAARRLRQLTSVVDGYRSWAPHHWLSWLAVHPAFRRQGLASELLRRHHAVVDSSGWPAYTVVTTEAARDLLREQGYHAALPLALPDGPKLWPLSREARPVRPAILHPA, from the coding sequence ATGCGCAGGGCAACGCCCCGCGACGTCGCCGCGATTACGGTGCTGCTGGCCAGCGCCCTCGACGCCGACCCCGTCGTGCGGTGGCTGCTGCCCGACTCGACACAGCGCGTCACCGTCCTGCACCGCCTGCTCGCCGTTAACGTCGACCACGCCATCGAGACCGGGACCGTCGACGTAGCCGTGAACCTTTCGGCAGTCGCGGTGTGGCGTCGCTACGACCCGGACGCCTCTGCCTGGCCGCTCGGCGCTCACCACCTGACCACCTTCGCCGGCACTGCGGCCCGCCGCCTGCGGCAGCTGACCTCGGTCGTCGACGGCTACCGCTCCTGGGCGCCGCACCACTGGCTGTCATGGCTGGCCGTGCACCCCGCCTTCCGCCGACAGGGCCTCGCCAGCGAGCTACTACGACGGCATCACGCCGTCGTCGACAGCTCCGGATGGCCGGCCTACACCGTGGTCACCACCGAGGCCGCCCGCGACCTGCTGCGCGAGCAGGGCTACCACGCCGCCCTGCCGCTGGCCCTACCCGACGGACCGAAACTCTGGCCCCTGAGCAGGGAAGCCCGACCGGTACGTCCAGCAATCCTCCACCCTGCCTGA
- a CDS encoding EAL domain-containing protein, whose amino-acid sequence MALVCLVWAVTHAGQPARYYFVYPLMGAALMAVGAICSAPLPQRMPIRITLTPTASLVCAAALPAPWVILCAAVGVAVARMVTRYPRASGLHKAIQNTSMDIVAAAAAAAVLYAFGVRPGFVEADLDTSELARLGAGLLVAAAVVFAIEELITSAAVMLATSRPFALVLRTLWRTRLIVALGEIVTAGLFAVVIGLDKRAMIALPAVMLVLHLAVTYRLRIREERRAWEHLAALTDALSARDLHTVLHTAAVGAVGLFGARTADIEIHGGERLVRADSEAGEAGVVYDGPASEAPDIAGARTVVRHEIRRDATGLQGMVRLYLTGRRDVLSVRERATLRAFAANLSTSLDGVHAYRLLAEDAHRHELAATQDPDTRLPNRTAVLSRVTAKATGTCHVVVVRLENYQFLADAIGRDRALRVLNELASRLCRAARDASSVVGRVGDAEFALVMWNLSKDTAYQRACWAVAALRRLVTDEQGPLSVRASAGMTSGPAAQAHDLLDAAERVMWRAVRAGQDRLVSYQAAPVPGTSLARELLDARMSISCEPIVDLTTGRIVMVQSTPRFLYSRHDVFAADEDIYQLIDDEEALRDLARKVVARSVSAATTWREALPRTALIVPVPARALTPQFADSLREMLSGYGVAASSLVLEVAEPTALRDRNTIEQLRHYGVRLLLANFGSDQNSFEALNAADWSFLRLHPAYALDAGWRPARSVIRAAADLSIDLGFAVIAPGIAAEDERDELAALGCALGSGSLFGGAMFPSQLRNHARLWQPRALPGRARVLRLHRSG is encoded by the coding sequence ATGGCGCTGGTGTGCCTCGTGTGGGCGGTAACCCATGCGGGGCAACCGGCGCGTTACTATTTCGTGTATCCGCTGATGGGTGCGGCGCTGATGGCGGTGGGCGCGATCTGTTCGGCGCCATTACCGCAACGGATGCCAATTCGGATCACTCTGACGCCCACCGCGTCGTTGGTGTGTGCCGCGGCGTTGCCGGCGCCTTGGGTGATCTTGTGTGCGGCCGTCGGCGTGGCGGTGGCACGGATGGTGACGCGGTACCCCCGCGCCTCGGGCTTGCACAAGGCGATCCAGAACACCAGCATGGACATCGTTGCGGCTGCCGCCGCAGCGGCGGTTTTGTATGCCTTCGGGGTGCGTCCCGGCTTCGTCGAGGCCGACCTGGACACGTCAGAGTTGGCACGTCTTGGAGCGGGTCTCCTGGTAGCGGCGGCCGTCGTGTTCGCCATCGAAGAGTTGATCACGAGCGCCGCAGTGATGTTGGCAACCAGTAGACCGTTCGCGCTGGTGCTGCGTACCCTCTGGCGCACCCGTCTGATCGTCGCGCTCGGCGAGATCGTCACTGCCGGCCTGTTCGCGGTCGTTATCGGGCTCGACAAGCGGGCGATGATCGCCCTGCCTGCGGTGATGCTCGTACTGCACCTCGCGGTGACGTACCGGCTGCGCATTCGTGAAGAGCGGCGCGCCTGGGAGCACCTGGCAGCGCTGACCGACGCGCTGTCGGCCCGGGACCTGCACACCGTCCTGCACACAGCCGCAGTCGGAGCGGTCGGACTATTCGGCGCCCGGACGGCCGACATCGAGATTCACGGCGGCGAGCGACTGGTGCGCGCCGACAGCGAGGCGGGGGAGGCAGGAGTCGTGTACGACGGCCCTGCATCCGAAGCTCCCGACATAGCTGGCGCCCGAACGGTGGTGCGGCACGAGATCCGGCGCGATGCGACCGGATTGCAGGGCATGGTGCGGCTCTACCTGACAGGCCGGCGTGACGTGTTGTCAGTGCGTGAGCGGGCAACGTTGCGGGCTTTCGCCGCGAACCTGTCGACCAGCCTGGACGGCGTCCACGCCTACAGACTGTTGGCGGAAGATGCCCATCGACACGAGCTGGCAGCCACCCAAGATCCCGACACCCGACTACCGAATCGGACGGCGGTGCTGTCTCGCGTGACGGCGAAGGCGACCGGAACCTGTCACGTCGTGGTCGTCCGCCTGGAGAACTACCAGTTCCTGGCCGATGCGATCGGCAGGGACCGCGCGCTCAGGGTGCTCAACGAACTCGCCAGTCGGCTGTGCCGAGCGGCACGAGACGCGTCTTCCGTTGTCGGTCGCGTCGGCGACGCGGAATTCGCGCTGGTCATGTGGAACCTGTCAAAGGACACCGCCTACCAGCGGGCATGCTGGGCGGTGGCGGCGCTGCGTCGACTGGTCACCGACGAGCAGGGCCCGTTGAGCGTGCGGGCGAGCGCCGGAATGACGTCGGGACCGGCCGCGCAGGCGCACGACCTGCTGGATGCCGCGGAGCGAGTGATGTGGCGGGCGGTCCGCGCGGGACAGGACCGCCTGGTGTCCTACCAGGCGGCCCCCGTACCCGGCACCTCGTTGGCCCGAGAGCTGCTGGACGCACGTATGTCGATTTCCTGCGAGCCGATCGTGGACCTGACCACCGGCCGCATCGTCATGGTGCAGTCGACGCCGCGATTCCTCTACTCCCGACACGACGTGTTTGCCGCCGACGAGGACATCTACCAACTCATCGACGATGAGGAAGCCTTGCGGGACCTCGCGCGCAAGGTGGTCGCACGCTCGGTGTCGGCGGCGACCACCTGGCGGGAGGCGCTGCCGCGGACAGCGTTGATCGTGCCGGTGCCGGCACGTGCGCTGACACCGCAGTTTGCTGACTCTCTGCGGGAGATGCTGAGCGGCTACGGCGTGGCCGCGTCATCGCTGGTGCTGGAGGTCGCGGAACCGACCGCGCTGCGCGATCGGAACACCATTGAGCAGCTGCGGCACTACGGAGTACGGCTGCTGCTGGCGAACTTTGGCAGCGACCAGAACAGCTTCGAGGCACTGAACGCCGCCGACTGGAGCTTCCTGCGCCTGCACCCGGCCTACGCGCTGGACGCCGGTTGGCGGCCCGCCCGCTCCGTCATCCGCGCGGCGGCCGACCTGTCCATCGACCTGGGCTTCGCGGTCATCGCTCCCGGCATAGCAGCCGAAGACGAACGGGATGAGTTGGCTGCCCTCGGCTGTGCTTTGGGCAGCGGCTCACTGTTCGGCGGCGCAATGTTCCCCAGCCAGTTGAGAAACCACGCGCGGCTGTGGCAGCCACGGGCTCTACCTGGGCGGGCGAGAGTGCTGCGGCTGCACCGCTCGGGATGA